The DNA window TTCTTTATTTATTATGGCAATAACGTCATTACTGCAAAGAAATGCAGCACGGACGCTGCGAGTACAAATAAATGCCAGACTGCATGATGATACGTAAAGCCGCGCCACACATAGAAAACTGCTCCAACCGTATAGAGCAAACCACCAATCGCTAGCAAAATTAACCCCTGTGACGACATGTTCGCAACAAGCGGATTCCATGCAAAAACAATCAGCCAGCCCATTAATATGTACATCAACGTCGACATATGCAAAAAGCGCTTTACAAAATACGCCTTAAACACCGTACCTACAATCGCCAGCCCCCACACAATTCCAAACAATGTCCAGCCAAGCGTCCCTTTTACTGCAAGGAATAATAAAGGTGTATACGTCCCTGCTATAAAAAAGTAGATCGATGAGTGGTCCAATATCTCAAACACATCTTTTGCACGACCTGCCGGAAACCCATGGACAAGTGTGGACGATACATATAGAAGCACCATGGTCGCCCCGAACAACGTAAAACTTACCACATGCCACACCGTTCCGTGCATGACAGAAGATACAATCAAAATCACAAGTGCCGCTACACTTAAAAGAGCACCAATCCCGTGAATAATCGCATTGGCAATCTCTTCACGCTTCGTAAATATATGTGTATTGCTCATCTCTGTTCATTCCCATCTGCTGATTCTCTATACCATATCCTACCACTTTGTTCGAATAAAAGCAGAAACCAGCCATGGAGCTGATCAAAATAGAAAAGTTGTTGAGAAGAATGCAATTCTGAATATTAATTTATTGGAACATGTTATGATGAAGGAAAAATTAGAGATCACTTTTAAAGGGGTAGTTGGGAATGTGTTTGGTGAATTTTCATTTTCAGGAGCATCCAGTTTATCAATTGATTGTAGTGGCAAATCGGGATGAGTTCTATGAACGGCCAACCGC is part of the Psychrobacillus sp. FSL H8-0483 genome and encodes:
- a CDS encoding hemolysin III family protein → MSNTHIFTKREEIANAIIHGIGALLSVAALVILIVSSVMHGTVWHVVSFTLFGATMVLLYVSSTLVHGFPAGRAKDVFEILDHSSIYFFIAGTYTPLLFLAVKGTLGWTLFGIVWGLAIVGTVFKAYFVKRFLHMSTLMYILMGWLIVFAWNPLVANMSSQGLILLAIGGLLYTVGAVFYVWRGFTYHHAVWHLFVLAASVLHFFAVMTLLP